In the Maribacter sp. MJ134 genome, one interval contains:
- a CDS encoding FG-GAP-like repeat-containing protein: MRRVFGILFVLMVFGCADKADKDDSKSEIKEQPIFTKLASNISGIGFENRLKENDTINYFTYPYIYMGGGVSAGDMNNDGLTDLFFTGNMVQNKLYLNKGNLEFEDITVTASVGGDQRWYTGTSMADVNGDGLLDIYCLVAGQSGNKQNQLFINQGDSTFKEEAALYGLNDAGNSVDATFFDFDNDGDLDVYVANYPITPFEYNSYNYKMRMDRVTDIETDNLYRNDDGKFTKITETSGVKLYSLSLSVTASDLNDDGWTDLYISNDFGTPDCLYINQKDGTFVDEIKNATSHTSFYGMGVDIADFNNDGFLDIVQMDMDAASNRRAKANMASMNPELFANIERVGFQYQYMQNALQMNTGHTFKGIPKFKDISRLAGVSSTDWSWGPLMADFDNDGFKDLFVSNGTRREINNKDYFNSLVGEKKHKDSLLIKSQRIPSEPIDNFIFKNNGDLTFSRKNKAWGIEDKGFSNGAVYADLDNDGDLEIITNNIDKTVSVFQNHSADLNNHLTLNFKGSSENRYGLGTKVHVYHNTKHQVQEVTLSRGFQSSVAPKLHFGLGKDSSIDSLIVVWPNLKRQKLTEVKANNTLVLQIDEAKNTFKHPVAKNQLFESYTDTLALYKHKENTYDDFKNEVLLPHKTSQFGPGLAVGDLNGDGLDDFYVGAASKYPGGLFYQNQDGSFEQQKLKLLLKDRMHEDIGALIFDADSDGDNDLYIVSGGNEFGPNSPLLQDRLYVNDGTGTFMKRTDALPVMISSGSRVYACDFDKDGDKDLFVGGRLIPGNYPYPASSYVLENVSTKGNVRFIDATKKTLPVLNRLGLVTSAQWMDYDNDGWQDLAITGEWMKLRIFKNLNGKKFKETTDELGLDETTRGWWFSLKADDVDNDGDLDLIAGNLGENYKYKAKEKETFDVFLNDFDGNKTNDIVLSYYNEGEQYPVRGRECSSQQMPSIKKKFEDYDTFSKATLVDIYDEEKLENSIHYQVSSFKSAIFINEGGTFVRQDLPIRAQIAPTNQILVKDFDADGIKDIVLGGNLYASEVETPRADAGHGTFLKGLGEGGFIVQQPKENGLYMDGDVKDLGLINVKGKSYIIVAKNNDFLKFIRVANNLKI; this comes from the coding sequence ATGCGGAGAGTATTCGGGATATTGTTTGTATTGATGGTTTTTGGATGTGCCGATAAGGCGGATAAAGACGATAGCAAATCGGAAATCAAAGAACAACCTATTTTCACAAAACTAGCCTCAAACATTTCAGGAATAGGTTTCGAAAACCGTTTGAAGGAAAACGATACCATCAATTATTTTACGTATCCATATATTTATATGGGTGGGGGAGTATCGGCGGGAGATATGAATAATGATGGTCTTACCGACTTATTTTTTACAGGCAACATGGTACAGAACAAATTGTACCTCAATAAAGGAAATCTAGAATTCGAAGATATTACCGTAACTGCTTCGGTAGGAGGAGATCAAAGATGGTATACAGGTACGAGCATGGCAGATGTAAATGGTGATGGCCTGTTGGATATTTACTGTCTGGTTGCCGGGCAATCAGGAAATAAGCAAAACCAACTATTTATTAACCAAGGAGATAGCACGTTTAAAGAGGAGGCTGCCCTTTATGGTTTAAACGATGCTGGCAATAGTGTAGATGCTACTTTTTTCGACTTTGATAATGACGGCGATTTAGATGTGTACGTAGCGAACTATCCCATTACGCCATTTGAGTATAACAGTTACAATTATAAAATGCGAATGGACCGCGTCACTGACATAGAGACGGATAATCTCTATAGAAACGATGACGGGAAATTCACAAAAATAACTGAGACATCGGGCGTAAAACTATATAGCCTTTCTTTAAGTGTTACGGCATCTGATTTAAATGATGATGGGTGGACAGACCTTTACATCTCCAACGATTTTGGAACTCCCGACTGCCTCTACATCAATCAAAAAGATGGAACCTTTGTAGATGAAATTAAAAATGCGACCTCGCACACCTCTTTTTACGGAATGGGTGTTGATATCGCCGATTTCAATAACGACGGTTTTTTAGATATTGTACAAATGGATATGGATGCGGCTTCTAACCGAAGGGCTAAGGCAAATATGGCGAGTATGAATCCTGAGCTTTTTGCTAATATTGAACGTGTTGGTTTTCAATACCAGTATATGCAAAATGCCCTTCAAATGAATACGGGTCATACCTTTAAAGGAATTCCAAAATTTAAGGATATCTCAAGGTTGGCAGGCGTATCTTCCACAGATTGGAGTTGGGGTCCCTTAATGGCAGATTTTGATAATGATGGCTTTAAAGACCTTTTTGTCTCTAACGGTACGCGCCGTGAAATTAATAACAAGGATTATTTCAATAGCCTTGTAGGTGAGAAAAAACATAAGGATAGCTTATTGATTAAAAGCCAACGAATTCCTTCTGAACCTATTGACAATTTTATTTTTAAAAACAATGGAGACCTTACTTTTTCAAGAAAAAATAAAGCATGGGGTATCGAGGACAAAGGTTTTTCCAATGGTGCGGTGTATGCCGATTTGGACAATGATGGGGACTTAGAAATAATTACCAACAACATCGATAAAACGGTTTCTGTATTTCAAAACCATAGTGCTGATTTAAATAACCATCTTACTTTAAATTTTAAAGGGAGTTCCGAAAATAGATATGGTCTGGGAACAAAAGTGCATGTATATCATAATACCAAACACCAAGTTCAAGAAGTTACACTTAGCAGGGGGTTTCAGTCATCGGTAGCACCAAAATTACATTTTGGCCTTGGTAAAGATAGTAGCATAGATAGCCTTATCGTTGTCTGGCCGAATTTAAAAAGACAAAAACTAACCGAAGTCAAAGCTAATAACACTTTGGTACTTCAAATAGACGAGGCAAAAAACACATTTAAACATCCTGTTGCTAAGAATCAATTATTCGAAAGCTATACGGATACCTTAGCCCTTTACAAGCACAAAGAGAATACTTACGATGATTTTAAGAACGAAGTGCTCTTACCTCATAAAACTTCACAATTTGGGCCTGGTTTGGCAGTGGGGGACTTAAATGGCGATGGTTTGGACGATTTTTATGTGGGAGCGGCTTCCAAATACCCTGGGGGATTGTTTTATCAAAATCAAGATGGTTCTTTTGAACAGCAAAAACTAAAGTTGCTCTTAAAAGATAGAATGCATGAAGATATAGGGGCGCTTATTTTTGACGCGGACAGCGATGGAGACAATGACTTGTACATTGTAAGCGGCGGTAATGAATTTGGCCCCAATTCTCCCTTGCTTCAAGACAGGCTTTATGTAAACGATGGAACCGGAACTTTTATGAAACGTACAGATGCACTTCCGGTGATGATAAGCAGCGGCAGCAGGGTCTATGCCTGTGATTTTGATAAAGACGGGGATAAAGACCTGTTTGTAGGAGGGAGGCTCATACCGGGCAACTATCCTTATCCTGCTTCGAGCTATGTTTTGGAAAATGTAAGTACTAAAGGAAATGTAAGGTTTATAGATGCAACAAAAAAAACACTTCCTGTTTTAAATCGTTTGGGACTTGTGACCTCCGCTCAGTGGATGGACTATGATAATGATGGATGGCAAGACTTGGCCATAACTGGAGAGTGGATGAAACTTAGGATTTTTAAGAATTTGAATGGGAAAAAATTTAAAGAAACAACGGACGAATTAGGTTTGGATGAGACTACTAGAGGATGGTGGTTTAGTTTAAAAGCCGATGATGTGGACAATGATGGGGATTTAGATTTAATTGCTGGAAACCTTGGTGAAAATTATAAATACAAGGCTAAGGAAAAAGAAACCTTTGATGTGTTTTTGAATGATTTTGACGGCAACAAGACCAACGATATTGTTTTAAGTTATTATAATGAAGGGGAACAATATCCTGTAAGAGGAAGAGAATGTTCTTCTCAGCAAATGCCTTCCATTAAGAAAAAGTTTGAAGATTATGATACTTTTTCTAAAGCTACTTTGGTCGATATTTATGATGAAGAAAAGCTTGAAAACAGTATTCACTACCAAGTCTCTTCTTTTAAAAGTGCTATATTCATTAATGAGGGAGGTACATTTGTAAGACAAGATTTACCGATAAGAGCTCAAATTGCTCCAACCAACCAAATTCTTGTAAAAGATTTTGACGCTGACGGCATTAAGGATATTGTCCTTGGCGGTAACCTTTACGCTTCTGAGGTGGAAACTCCAAGAGCGGATGCTGGTCACGGAACATTCCTTAAAGGTTTAGGAGAAGGCGGCTTTATTGTACAACAACCCAAAGAAAATGGACTTTATATGGACGGTGATGTAAAAGATTTAGGTCTTATCAATGTAAAGGGTAAAAGCTATATTATTGTAGCCAAGAATAATGATTTTTTGAAGTTTATTAGAGTAGCTAATAATTTGAAAATTTAG
- a CDS encoding SusC/RagA family TonB-linked outer membrane protein — protein MKLKNLFFALILMTVSQAIGQVVTGTVTASDGPLPGANVIIKGTKIGVVTDFEGNYTLDKVANGDVLVFSYIGFKPKEVTYTGQAQIDALLFEDLVSLDEVVIVNYGTQRNTPVSVVKADALSEFPTTDIGQALQGRAAGVTITNGGSPGSQTLVQIRGVNTFGDGTPLFVVDGVFTNSINSLDLASVEKIDVLKDAASLAVYGSRGTNGVILITTKKGKVGNATLSFNISSGIQEFNRRYDLLNTQQYIQFTKEINALTGQNGGPDFPIGRVNLDPNFDGDGIDTNWQDAYFRQAPILNISASVNGGSEKARFNVGVSRLDQDGVFIDTGFSRTTLNINTDANIAEWLEIGQTLSLAHNETTLPERDGGRDPFQNIIGQAPYIQVRTDNNLFGGTNSLDLNDSRNQVRVQSSQDNLTRLSSVIGSLYAKFKITNGLTFRSQFGLNANLTLQDNERRAFAEDGGRFVNPINFVDKTRQTLSQTIFTNTLNFDRDYGKHSLNASAVLEQTKIRFESTSISDNNEVSSEIPEAFSPNARATSFSIPENLNSILFLGGYEFDNRYSISGSGRRDTSSRFSPENASQWFFSGALGWDISNEPWFKVDAVNSLKLRASYGETGNNRTGNAVNQFLPTLGLNLPSSIGDQTSAGISPNNAANPDLRWETQIKQNYGFSSAFLYDQIQFSADYFKNRSEDLLIPVELPSSAGIPGNSQTGSTVIRNVGIVDVEGYELTLGYNDYKGKFKWNFWANLTRATNVVESLSGSGEPIERARLNPPFASALNRLAVNEAPFHFFGLVADGVFSTQQQIDAELPNNNTAAVPVQPGDVRFLDLNGDGLITLDDRDVIGNPNPDFTYAINLRAEYNGWDFDVLFNGVQGVDALNSNIFYLEGLDNGLNYGTQVLRRWQNPGDITDIPRFRFGSNINNEISTRYIEDASYLRLRNVTVGYTLPTTMVNKSGNGIIKKLRFYVQGQNLATFTNYSGLDPEIAPFYNAAGLVDGLGIDRSAQPRPITVLSGIQVEF, from the coding sequence ATGAAACTAAAGAACTTATTTTTTGCTCTGATTCTTATGACAGTGAGTCAGGCAATAGGTCAAGTCGTTACCGGGACCGTAACTGCAAGTGACGGGCCTTTGCCTGGAGCAAATGTTATTATAAAGGGTACTAAAATTGGTGTAGTGACCGATTTTGAAGGAAATTACACCCTTGATAAAGTAGCTAATGGTGACGTGCTCGTATTCTCATATATTGGTTTCAAACCAAAGGAGGTGACCTATACAGGTCAAGCCCAAATAGACGCCCTCTTGTTTGAGGATTTGGTAAGCCTGGATGAGGTCGTTATCGTTAACTACGGTACGCAAAGAAACACTCCTGTGTCCGTAGTGAAGGCAGATGCCTTGAGTGAGTTTCCTACAACGGATATTGGTCAAGCGCTGCAAGGTAGGGCTGCTGGGGTAACGATTACGAACGGAGGATCTCCTGGTTCACAGACCTTGGTGCAAATACGTGGCGTAAATACATTTGGTGATGGTACTCCTCTCTTTGTAGTAGATGGTGTTTTTACCAATAGTATTAATAGTCTTGATTTGGCAAGTGTTGAAAAAATCGATGTTTTAAAGGATGCCGCTTCGTTGGCTGTTTATGGTTCTAGAGGAACCAATGGAGTTATTTTGATAACCACTAAAAAAGGTAAAGTGGGGAACGCTACATTGTCATTTAATATTTCCTCTGGTATTCAGGAGTTCAATAGACGCTATGACTTATTGAATACACAACAGTATATTCAGTTTACTAAGGAAATAAATGCGTTGACCGGTCAGAACGGAGGTCCGGATTTCCCTATTGGAAGAGTTAATCTTGATCCAAATTTTGATGGGGACGGAATAGATACCAACTGGCAAGATGCCTATTTTAGGCAGGCACCTATTTTGAATATTAGTGCTAGTGTCAACGGTGGTAGTGAAAAGGCGCGCTTTAATGTTGGGGTGTCTAGATTGGACCAAGATGGTGTATTTATAGATACAGGTTTTTCAAGGACGACCCTAAATATTAATACGGATGCCAATATTGCCGAGTGGTTAGAAATAGGACAAACACTTTCTTTGGCTCACAACGAAACCACATTACCTGAGCGAGACGGCGGTAGAGATCCTTTTCAAAATATAATAGGACAGGCGCCCTACATACAAGTACGGACAGACAACAATCTTTTTGGTGGAACAAATTCACTTGACCTCAACGATTCTCGAAACCAAGTGAGAGTGCAATCTTCGCAGGATAATTTAACGAGACTCTCCAGCGTGATAGGCAGCTTATATGCTAAATTCAAAATTACCAACGGCCTAACTTTCAGGTCACAATTTGGCTTAAATGCTAATTTAACGTTGCAGGATAATGAAAGAAGGGCTTTTGCCGAAGATGGTGGTCGATTTGTAAACCCGATTAACTTTGTAGATAAAACTAGACAGACCTTATCCCAGACGATATTTACCAATACTTTGAATTTTGATAGAGATTATGGAAAACATTCGTTGAACGCCTCTGCGGTGTTGGAGCAAACTAAAATCCGTTTTGAATCTACCTCCATATCTGACAATAACGAGGTGTCTTCTGAAATTCCCGAAGCTTTTTCCCCTAATGCAAGAGCAACTTCATTCTCAATTCCCGAAAATTTAAACTCCATTCTTTTTCTTGGAGGGTACGAATTCGATAATCGCTATTCCATTAGTGGATCAGGGCGTCGTGATACGTCTTCACGATTTTCTCCGGAGAATGCATCGCAGTGGTTCTTTTCCGGTGCTCTTGGTTGGGACATTTCTAACGAACCATGGTTTAAAGTAGACGCGGTGAATAGTTTAAAATTGCGCGCTAGTTATGGAGAAACCGGGAACAACAGAACCGGAAATGCCGTGAATCAATTTTTACCTACATTGGGTCTAAACCTTCCTTCTTCTATAGGAGACCAGACTTCTGCTGGTATTAGCCCGAATAATGCAGCAAACCCTGATTTGAGATGGGAAACACAGATCAAGCAGAATTATGGTTTTAGCTCTGCATTTCTTTATGATCAGATTCAGTTTAGCGCAGACTATTTCAAGAACAGGAGTGAAGATTTATTGATTCCCGTAGAATTGCCATCATCGGCAGGAATACCAGGCAACTCGCAAACAGGTTCTACTGTTATTAGAAATGTTGGGATTGTTGATGTAGAAGGTTACGAGCTTACGCTTGGGTACAATGATTATAAAGGCAAGTTTAAATGGAATTTTTGGGCTAATCTAACGAGAGCAACAAATGTCGTCGAGAGTTTAAGTGGGTCTGGAGAACCTATTGAGCGAGCTAGATTAAACCCTCCTTTTGCATCGGCCTTGAATAGATTGGCTGTTAATGAAGCTCCCTTCCATTTTTTCGGATTGGTTGCGGACGGAGTCTTTTCCACCCAACAACAGATAGATGCTGAATTGCCAAATAACAACACTGCGGCTGTGCCGGTACAACCAGGCGATGTCCGTTTTTTAGATCTTAACGGGGATGGTCTTATTACTTTAGATGACAGGGATGTCATTGGAAATCCTAATCCAGATTTTACCTATGCCATAAATCTAAGGGCAGAATACAACGGATGGGATTTTGATGTTCTCTTCAACGGTGTACAAGGTGTGGATGCGCTTAATAGTAATATATTTTATTTAGAAGGTTTGGACAACGGATTAAATTATGGTACGCAGGTATTGCGCAGATGGCAAAACCCTGGTGATATTACGGATATTCCACGTTTCAGATTCGGGTCAAATATCAATAATGAAATATCTACCAGGTACATCGAGGATGCTTCTTATCTTAGGTTAAGAAATGTAACCGTAGGCTATACTTTACCAACTACCATGGTGAACAAGTCAGGGAACGGTATCATCAAAAAACTACGTTTTTATGTGCAAGGACAGAATTTGGCAACGTTCACCAATTATTCCGGATTAGATCCAGAGATAGCACCTTTTTACAATGCTGCGGGATTAGTAGATGGTCTGGGAATAGATAGAAGTGCACAGCCCAGGCCTATTACGGTTTTGAGCGGAATCCAAGTGGAGTTTTAA
- a CDS encoding RagB/SusD family nutrient uptake outer membrane protein: protein MNGLVLLFVLFHVSCDDDVPVENRNALNPEIFFESLSQVEAAVNASYNQFQIVYQRNGYVFPDAMSDEVVSSGDPNFAPFNRFEFNATLENIAQYWTACFNGVGACNFVIGNEERMRENTSLGNFTQGDIDNALGQAYFLRALYYYHLVKRFGGVPLKLDIATALEDTPRSTADQVYDQMIADLILATQLTLPKGTTEVGRVTKEAAYALLGKIYLHRERYAEAKQAFDNVTNHSLLPIENYRDNFSESGEHNDESMFEVGYNGEVGTEQERWAQTGIGTSEVTFHSQDYTGWANARPSSKVIAEFEDDDPRLNQAILIDGTNNYGPGEAFQFPCPGCVGGPVWYKFSQLYDNVDVSENSGVNVRIMRYADVILMQAEVELNLNNNQGAIDFLNQIRDRAEMPRYGTATMDARGYPVNTSEQIFNAIVHERFVELSGEQQRFDDLVRWNLDDQELSIFPDANFNNPDESLRLIRNYDPNVHRVMPLPQNELDSNTAIGEGDQNPGY, encoded by the coding sequence ATGAACGGTTTAGTACTACTATTTGTACTATTCCATGTATCATGTGATGATGATGTGCCCGTAGAGAACAGAAACGCCTTGAACCCTGAGATTTTCTTTGAATCTTTAAGTCAGGTCGAAGCTGCGGTCAATGCGAGTTACAATCAATTTCAAATCGTATACCAACGTAACGGGTATGTGTTTCCTGATGCCATGTCGGATGAGGTGGTGTCCAGTGGGGACCCCAACTTTGCACCATTTAATAGGTTCGAATTTAATGCCACTTTAGAAAACATAGCTCAATACTGGACCGCTTGTTTCAACGGTGTTGGGGCTTGTAATTTCGTTATCGGGAACGAGGAAAGAATGCGAGAAAACACGTCGCTCGGGAATTTTACCCAAGGTGATATTGATAATGCATTGGGGCAGGCTTATTTTTTAAGAGCACTGTACTATTACCATTTGGTGAAACGTTTTGGAGGGGTCCCTTTAAAATTGGATATAGCAACTGCTTTGGAAGATACCCCGAGATCTACCGCTGATCAGGTGTACGATCAAATGATAGCAGATTTAATTTTAGCTACGCAGCTTACATTGCCAAAAGGAACTACAGAGGTTGGAAGGGTGACCAAGGAGGCGGCATACGCTTTACTAGGAAAAATTTACCTGCACAGAGAAAGATACGCAGAAGCAAAGCAAGCATTTGACAACGTTACTAATCATAGTCTGCTTCCCATTGAAAACTACAGGGATAATTTCAGTGAATCGGGAGAGCATAATGACGAATCCATGTTTGAAGTAGGCTATAACGGCGAGGTAGGTACTGAACAAGAGCGTTGGGCGCAAACGGGTATCGGAACTTCGGAAGTAACTTTTCACTCTCAAGACTATACGGGTTGGGCCAATGCGAGACCTTCATCTAAGGTAATAGCGGAGTTTGAAGATGATGACCCAAGACTTAATCAGGCAATTCTTATTGACGGCACCAACAATTATGGTCCAGGAGAGGCTTTTCAGTTTCCATGCCCGGGATGCGTAGGCGGCCCCGTATGGTATAAATTCTCTCAACTCTACGACAATGTGGATGTGTCCGAGAATAGTGGTGTAAATGTTCGTATTATGCGCTATGCCGATGTAATCTTAATGCAAGCGGAAGTAGAATTGAATTTGAACAATAATCAGGGCGCAATAGATTTTCTTAATCAAATTAGAGACCGTGCGGAAATGCCAAGATATGGTACCGCCACTATGGATGCTAGAGGTTATCCCGTGAATACTTCGGAGCAGATATTTAACGCTATTGTTCATGAAAGATTCGTGGAGCTTAGTGGGGAACAGCAGCGCTTTGATGATTTGGTGCGTTGGAATTTGGACGATCAGGAACTTTCTATTTTTCCGGACGCAAACTTTAATAATCCGGACGAATCGTTGCGCTTGATTAGAAATTATGATCCCAATGTGCATCGGGTAATGCCATTACCACAAAATGAACTGGACAGCAATACGGCTATCGGAGAAGGTGACCAGAATCCAGGATATTAA